From Arcobacter arenosus, one genomic window encodes:
- a CDS encoding glycosyltransferase, which translates to MKIAHVIVNLGKGGGQRSTIDLIRATADTFDNHLILLENKRNYDIPDIKTYSLSEDKKIYKKFDLLGDYLLSKKLQKLLNELQVDLVISHMEVTAKIVRFISLPKIFYMRVDITQELETLKEKSSFRYKKRKRLYKKLFNNQNLITISKDTETNICKVINPKVIETIYNPFDKEKIRQLALEKVDIPKAEYIIQIGSGIRKKRQDILLEAFSKIEDKKIKLLLLGTAENKDILNLIKKFNIEKERIIFKSFAQNPYPYIKNAKLLVLSSDREGLPRVIVESLILKTPVVSTDCDTGPRELLINELSKYLSKVNDAEKLSINVNKALISYPEIHEDYTKCFDKVEIKKKFINYVEKNKNEI; encoded by the coding sequence ATGAAAATCGCTCATGTAATTGTGAATTTAGGAAAAGGTGGTGGTCAAAGGAGTACTATAGACTTAATTAGAGCTACTGCAGATACCTTTGATAATCATCTTATTCTCCTTGAGAATAAAAGGAATTATGATATACCTGATATTAAAACATATTCATTATCTGAAGATAAAAAAATATATAAAAAATTTGATTTACTTGGTGACTATCTTTTATCTAAAAAGCTTCAAAAATTATTGAATGAACTTCAAGTTGATTTAGTTATCTCACATATGGAAGTTACTGCAAAAATTGTAAGGTTTATAAGTCTTCCAAAAATATTTTATATGAGAGTTGATATTACACAAGAACTTGAAACATTAAAAGAAAAATCATCTTTTAGATATAAAAAAAGAAAAAGATTATATAAAAAACTTTTTAATAATCAAAATTTAATTACTATATCAAAAGATACTGAAACAAATATATGTAAAGTTATTAATCCTAAAGTAATTGAAACAATTTATAATCCCTTTGATAAAGAAAAGATTAGGCAACTAGCTTTAGAAAAAGTAGATATACCAAAAGCAGAATATATTATACAAATAGGTTCAGGAATAAGGAAAAAAAGACAAGATATTTTATTAGAAGCTTTTTCAAAAATAGAAGACAAAAAGATAAAGCTTTTACTTCTTGGTACGGCTGAAAATAAAGATATATTAAATTTAATTAAAAAATTCAATATTGAAAAAGAGAGAATTATTTTTAAGTCATTTGCTCAAAATCCATATCCTTATATAAAAAATGCTAAGTTATTAGTTTTAAGCTCAGATAGAGAAGGCTTACCTAGAGTAATTGTAGAGAGTTTAATTCTTAAAACACCAGTTGTAAGTACAGACTGTGATACTGGACCAAGGGAACTTCTAATTAATGAGTTAAGTAAATATCTATCAAAAGTTAATGATGCTGAAAAACTATCAATTAATGTAAATAAAGCATTAATAAGTTATCCTGAAATCCATGAAGATTATACGAAATGTTTTGATAAAGTCGAAATCAAAAAAAAATTTATTAATTATGTAGAAAAAAATAAAAATGAAATTTAA
- a CDS encoding glycosyltransferase produces the protein MKKNIAIVITDLKGSGAQKSVLNRAKILEKNGHNIYMFLIEDSKSYDVSEFNFPIISLTKYRNTFKVFGKIGDYIYMKILEREMRKTNVNFDIVFSHLPRADRVVKLLKHNNKYFTIHMSLKAELERFSKKRATKKLKLYRFLYKNEKLITVSEAMIEDFKDLKIDYKEVKTIYNPFDFEEIRNKGKEDIELNYKYIISPAAFKKQKRHDVLLDAFKLIKHDIKLLLLVKSEPKIIKMIKERGLEDKVIILGFQQNPYKYIKNAELLVLSSDREGLPRVVVESLVLDTPVVSTDCPTGPSEVLVEDLEKWLVPMENPEEMAKKIDLALESNIIIKEEYINKFKKETVYKELEKLVNEI, from the coding sequence GTGAAAAAGAATATTGCAATTGTTATAACTGATCTTAAAGGTAGTGGTGCACAAAAGTCAGTTTTAAATAGAGCTAAAATACTAGAAAAAAATGGTCATAATATTTATATGTTTTTAATAGAAGATTCTAAAAGCTATGATGTGTCAGAGTTTAACTTTCCTATAATTTCATTAACTAAATATAGAAATACATTTAAAGTCTTTGGTAAAATTGGTGATTATATTTATATGAAAATTTTAGAAAGAGAAATGAGAAAAACAAATGTAAATTTTGATATAGTTTTTTCACATTTACCAAGAGCTGATAGAGTTGTTAAATTACTAAAACATAATAATAAATATTTTACAATTCATATGTCTTTGAAAGCTGAACTAGAAAGATTTAGTAAAAAAAGAGCAACTAAAAAGTTAAAACTTTATAGATTTCTCTATAAAAATGAAAAACTTATTACTGTATCAGAGGCAATGATTGAAGACTTTAAAGATTTAAAAATTGATTATAAAGAAGTAAAAACGATTTATAACCCTTTTGATTTTGAAGAAATAAGAAATAAGGGTAAAGAAGATATTGAGTTAAATTATAAATATATTATATCTCCTGCAGCATTTAAAAAACAAAAAAGACATGATGTATTACTTGATGCCTTTAAATTAATCAAACATGATATTAAACTTTTATTACTTGTTAAAAGTGAACCAAAGATTATAAAAATGATTAAAGAAAGAGGATTAGAAGATAAAGTTATTATTTTAGGTTTTCAACAAAATCCATATAAATATATAAAAAATGCCGAACTTCTCGTTCTCTCTTCTGATAGGGAAGGTTTACCTAGAGTGGTTGTAGAATCATTAGTTTTAGATACACCCGTTGTAAGTACAGATTGTCCAACTGGACCTTCTGAAGTATTAGTAGAAGACCTAGAAAAATGGTTAGTTCCTATGGAAAATCCTGAAGAAATGGCTAAAAAAATTGATTTAGCATTAGAATCTAATATAATAATAAAAGAAGAATATATTAATAAATTTAAAAAAGAAACAGTATACAAAGAATTAGAAAAATTGGTTAATGAAATATGA
- a CDS encoding ELM1/GtrOC1 family putative glycosyltransferase produces the protein MLNVILVTDKKAGHESISRGLLSYIQKKHDLKINEVYAKRRIKVLMKIGVYLVNFLPLNKAIISILIKILYKNIEIDKSKEYNFLISTGGDTALLNILISKYFNIPNFYCSSLRGLKPNHFTNIVSIIDNGFKNEILVDIAPINIDIEEKELPGKFFSILIGGATKNYNFTNDEFYTIVEKLTFLAEKKNFKIFLTTSRRTPIEVETKIKLLVSQKKELFEKAVFYNEKPEKVVKYFLKNSDVVFCTEDSGSMITESVLSKKKVYSIFSKNKNLDKIFTIFMNNLTKKKYLVSLSVEDIDNLTLDEKFNEIDYSPAQRVYDEIKKVICK, from the coding sequence ATGTTAAATGTAATTCTAGTTACTGATAAAAAAGCAGGTCATGAATCTATATCTAGGGGTTTACTAAGCTATATTCAAAAAAAACATGATTTAAAAATTAATGAAGTTTATGCAAAAAGAAGAATAAAGGTCTTGATGAAAATAGGAGTTTATTTAGTTAACTTTTTACCTTTAAATAAAGCAATAATTTCTATTTTAATAAAAATATTGTATAAAAATATTGAAATTGATAAATCAAAAGAATATAATTTTTTAATTTCAACAGGTGGAGATACTGCATTACTGAATATATTGATTTCAAAATATTTTAATATCCCAAATTTTTATTGTAGTTCTTTACGAGGATTAAAACCCAATCATTTTACAAATATAGTTTCTATCATTGATAATGGCTTTAAAAATGAAATTCTTGTTGATATTGCTCCTATAAATATTGATATAGAAGAGAAAGAATTACCTGGAAAGTTTTTTTCAATTTTGATTGGTGGTGCTACAAAGAATTACAATTTTACAAATGATGAATTTTATACTATTGTAGAAAAATTAACTTTTTTAGCTGAAAAGAAAAATTTTAAGATATTTCTAACTACCTCAAGAAGGACACCTATAGAGGTAGAAACTAAAATTAAATTATTAGTGTCTCAGAAAAAAGAACTTTTTGAAAAGGCAGTTTTTTATAATGAAAAACCTGAAAAAGTTGTAAAATATTTTTTAAAAAACTCTGATGTAGTATTTTGTACAGAAGATAGTGGAAGTATGATTACTGAGTCAGTTCTTTCTAAAAAGAAAGTATATTCAATATTTTCTAAAAATAAAAATCTTGATAAAATTTTCACTATCTTTATGAATAATTTAACAAAAAAGAAATATTTAGTTTCTTTGAGTGTAGAAGATATTGATAATTTAACTTTAGATGAAAAGTTTAATGAAATAGATTATTCGCCAGCTCAACGAGTTTATGATGAAATTAAAAAGGTAATTTGTAAGTGA
- a CDS encoding SGNH/GDSL hydrolase family protein: MSKKILALGDCNTEGDVHFRNNAFPERFAKQIDFECINCGYTMSTTKEMINFYNDNISEEIDVILIQYGLVDSWRTFKYSPYVLYYPDSFFRKLGRKIIKKYKKIARSLGLNTLFGSKFSVSPEEYKRNIEKIVNDSKDKLVFLIDTIPNKDLKRNIYIKQYNSILDEISTNNKNCHKVNLYDEFEKNLDNFYLDETHINDKGYDLIAKRLNEKYQEC; this comes from the coding sequence GTGAGTAAAAAAATTCTTGCATTAGGAGATTGTAATACAGAAGGTGATGTTCACTTTCGAAATAATGCTTTTCCAGAGCGTTTTGCAAAACAAATAGATTTTGAATGTATTAATTGTGGATACACTATGAGTACTACTAAAGAAATGATTAATTTTTACAATGACAATATATCTGAAGAGATTGATGTTATTTTAATTCAATATGGTTTGGTAGATTCATGGAGAACATTTAAATATTCACCTTATGTTTTATATTATCCAGATAGTTTTTTTAGGAAACTTGGAAGAAAAATTATAAAAAAATATAAGAAAATTGCAAGATCCTTAGGTTTAAATACTCTTTTTGGTAGTAAGTTTTCTGTTTCTCCTGAAGAGTATAAAAGAAATATAGAAAAGATAGTAAATGATTCTAAAGATAAACTTGTTTTTTTAATAGATACAATTCCTAACAAAGATTTAAAAAGAAATATTTATATAAAACAATATAATTCAATATTAGATGAAATTTCAACAAATAATAAAAATTGTCATAAAGTAAATTTATATGATGAATTTGAAAAAAATTTAGATAATTTTTACTTAGATGAAACCCATATAAATGATAAAGGTTATGATCTAATTGCAAAAAGATTAAATGAAAAGTATCAAGAATGTTAA
- a CDS encoding glycosyltransferase family 4 protein → MKICQVLAGNEDGGLEKHTIELSKQLKKRGFDVSVIAHKDFTPHFKDINFIPLDLSKGRNNFFILYKLFKILKKEKFDIVHTQANKATDMVNKIRAFINDIKVVSTLHNYKSNLKAFEKSDYAITVSDKISENLKNPNKVTIYNGINFDNSLNLYLDLYKRYNIQRDKFIICSVARFTKVKRFELLVEAMKSLDIHLLLVGDGTESDNLKLLASRLNVDLKITFTGALDNIEVKKIISNSSLFVMSSDNEGFPYTFVETMFCKTPFISTPVSDMKKLLGEKYIIQFNNLNDIVDKVNYVQNNYKNVVDDFKEKFEFAEKNFTIDNMVNETIKVYKGLKSE, encoded by the coding sequence GTGAAAATATGCCAAGTTTTAGCTGGAAATGAAGATGGTGGTTTAGAAAAACATACAATTGAATTATCAAAACAACTTAAAAAAAGAGGTTTTGACGTAAGTGTAATAGCTCACAAAGATTTTACTCCACATTTTAAAGATATAAATTTTATTCCTCTTGATTTATCTAAAGGGCGAAACAATTTTTTTATTCTATATAAGCTTTTTAAAATTTTAAAAAAAGAAAAATTTGATATAGTTCATACACAAGCAAATAAAGCTACAGATATGGTGAATAAAATAAGAGCTTTCATAAATGATATAAAAGTTGTATCAACTTTACATAATTATAAATCTAATTTAAAAGCTTTTGAAAAAAGTGATTATGCTATAACTGTGTCTGATAAAATTTCTGAAAATTTAAAAAATCCAAATAAAGTGACAATTTATAATGGAATTAATTTTGATAATTCATTAAATCTTTATTTAGACTTATATAAAAGATATAATATTCAAAGAGACAAATTTATAATTTGTAGTGTTGCAAGGTTTACAAAGGTTAAAAGATTTGAGCTTTTAGTAGAAGCAATGAAAAGTTTAGATATTCATCTACTATTGGTTGGTGATGGAACAGAGTCAGATAATTTAAAATTATTAGCATCAAGATTAAATGTTGATTTAAAAATTACATTTACAGGTGCTTTAGATAATATAGAAGTTAAAAAAATAATTTCAAACTCATCACTTTTTGTAATGAGTTCAGATAATGAAGGTTTTCCTTATACTTTTGTTGAAACAATGTTTTGTAAAACACCTTTTATCTCTACTCCTGTATCTGATATGAAAAAACTTTTAGGAGAAAAATACATTATTCAATTCAATAATTTAAATGATATTGTTGATAAGGTTAATTATGTGCAAAATAACTATAAAAATGTAGTAGATGATTTTAAAGAAAAATTTGAGTTTGCTGAAAAAAATTTTACTATTGATAATATGGTGAATGAAACAATTAAAGTTTACAAAGGATTAAAAAGTGAGTAA
- a CDS encoding polysaccharide deacetylase family protein, translating into MEYILIIIVFIVLYYSYRYAWWTKTVDLSYPRILMYHMVSKHKKNTKFNGLRVDPIEFEKQIKYLYENDWTFFTIGELIEKKDNLPQKSVAITFDDGYEDNFTNAFPILKKYNAKATIYLVIDRHDREWSSKRKKKNNDGELKDEPKLSDNQIKKLIESGLIEIGSHTMTHDNLPTLKEEQKLNEIRESKKNIEESFNIECKSFCYPFGLYDNLDIQLVKNSGYTNATTTQKGIDNINDDNIYELKRITISGKDNMSAFKIKLRRGLRGLKK; encoded by the coding sequence TTGGAATATATTTTAATAATCATAGTTTTTATAGTTTTATATTATTCTTATAGATATGCATGGTGGACTAAAACAGTAGACTTATCTTATCCAAGAATTTTGATGTATCATATGGTAAGTAAACACAAAAAAAATACAAAATTTAATGGACTTAGAGTTGATCCAATAGAATTTGAAAAACAAATTAAATATTTATATGAAAATGATTGGACATTTTTTACTATAGGTGAACTTATAGAAAAAAAAGATAATTTACCTCAAAAATCAGTTGCTATAACTTTTGACGATGGATATGAAGATAACTTCACAAATGCCTTTCCTATATTGAAAAAATATAATGCTAAAGCGACAATATATCTTGTAATAGATAGACATGATAGAGAATGGTCATCAAAAAGAAAAAAGAAAAATAATGATGGTGAATTGAAAGATGAACCAAAATTAAGTGATAATCAAATAAAAAAATTAATAGAGTCTGGTCTAATTGAAATTGGTTCACATACAATGACACATGATAATTTACCCACACTAAAAGAAGAACAAAAATTAAATGAGATTAGAGAGTCTAAAAAAAATATTGAAGAAAGTTTCAATATTGAGTGTAAATCATTTTGTTATCCTTTTGGTTTATATGATAATTTAGATATACAATTAGTAAAAAATAGCGGATATACAAATGCAACAACTACACAAAAAGGTATTGATAATATAAATGATGATAATATTTACGAATTAAAAAGAATAACAATTAGTGGTAAAGACAATATGAGCGCATTTAAAATAAAGCTAAGAAGAGGGCTTAGAGGATTAAAAAAGTGA
- a CDS encoding glycosyltransferase family 4 protein, with protein MKIVQLLPELNEGGVERGVVELNREYVKEGLDSFVISAGGKLENKIEEDGGTHIKFDVCSKNIFTIFSRVSKLKKILTEINPDIIHVRSRVPAWLVFLANKSLGFKIVSTVHGFNSVGFYSSIMQKADAVICVSNSIKEYIQKNYNTNENKITVIPRGIDLEVFNPQNIDKDFIENFKIKYRLEDKFIVTSVGRVTQLKDYETFIKAISLVKNDKPNIVGLIVGGVRSDKEEYLNSLKKFIKEQNLKENILFTGSQNKIAEIYDLSDVVVSSSKKPESFGRSVAEAIALNTPVIATNHGGVKDIIRENINGFYFEVGDEKKLCENILKAQTLKFDGFEYISKTFSLKNMLEKTIEVYNKVL; from the coding sequence ATGAAAATTGTGCAGTTACTTCCAGAACTAAATGAAGGTGGAGTTGAACGAGGTGTAGTTGAACTTAATCGTGAATATGTAAAAGAAGGTTTAGACTCTTTTGTTATTAGTGCTGGTGGTAAACTTGAAAATAAAATAGAAGAAGATGGTGGAACTCATATAAAATTTGATGTGTGTTCCAAAAACATTTTTACAATATTTTCTCGTGTAAGTAAGTTAAAAAAGATTTTAACAGAGATAAATCCTGACATAATTCATGTACGAAGTAGAGTTCCCGCTTGGCTTGTTTTTTTAGCTAATAAATCACTGGGCTTTAAAATAGTAAGTACAGTTCATGGTTTTAATAGTGTTGGATTTTATAGTTCTATTATGCAAAAAGCGGATGCTGTGATATGCGTAAGTAATAGTATAAAAGAATATATTCAAAAAAATTACAACACTAATGAAAATAAAATTACAGTTATTCCAAGGGGAATTGATTTAGAAGTTTTTAATCCACAAAATATTGATAAAGATTTCATTGAAAATTTTAAAATAAAGTATAGATTAGAAGATAAATTTATAGTTACAAGTGTTGGAAGAGTAACACAGCTTAAAGACTATGAAACTTTTATAAAAGCTATAAGTTTGGTAAAAAATGATAAACCAAATATTGTTGGTCTTATTGTTGGTGGGGTAAGAAGTGATAAAGAGGAATATTTGAATTCTTTAAAAAAATTCATAAAAGAACAAAATTTAAAAGAGAATATTCTTTTTACGGGAAGTCAAAATAAGATAGCTGAAATATATGACTTAAGTGATGTAGTTGTAAGCTCTTCAAAAAAACCAGAAAGCTTTGGAAGATCAGTTGCTGAAGCAATAGCCTTGAATACTCCTGTAATTGCAACTAATCATGGTGGAGTAAAAGATATTATTAGAGAGAATATAAATGGCTTTTACTTTGAAGTTGGAGATGAAAAAAAATTGTGTGAAAATATATTAAAAGCTCAAACTTTAAAGTTTGATGGTTTTGAATATATTAGTAAAACATTTTCTTTAAAAAACATGTTAGAAAAAACGATCGAAGTTTATAATAAGGTTCTTTAA
- a CDS encoding NAD-dependent epimerase: MKILVTGTAGFIGYHLALKLLERGDEVIGLDNINNYYDVNLKYARLEELGIKKEEISSNKLVSSTKYPKHKFIKMDLANTNDINALFEIEKFDAVCNLAAQAGVRYSIENPHAYIDSNIKGFMNILEACRHNEVKNLSYASSSSVYGLNKSQPFKTSDHTDHPVSLYAATKKSNEMMAHTYAHLYGIQCTGLRFFTVYGPWGRPDMAPMLFADAILNDRAIKVFNHGNMSRDFTYVEDIVDGIIKVIDNPASSSKDFNAENPSPDISSAPYRVYNIGNNAPVSLMEFIETLEDKLQIEAKKNFMDMQAGDVVSTYADTNDLIEDFDYKPDTKLADGIEQFVVWYKEFYR; the protein is encoded by the coding sequence TTGAAAATACTAGTAACAGGAACAGCAGGATTTATTGGGTATCACCTGGCTTTAAAACTTTTAGAAAGAGGTGATGAAGTAATAGGACTTGATAATATAAATAACTATTATGATGTAAATTTAAAATATGCAAGATTAGAAGAACTTGGTATAAAAAAAGAAGAGATTTCTTCTAATAAACTTGTAAGTAGTACAAAATATCCAAAACATAAATTTATAAAAATGGATTTAGCTAATACCAATGATATAAATGCATTGTTTGAAATTGAGAAGTTTGATGCAGTTTGTAACCTTGCAGCACAAGCAGGAGTTAGATACTCAATAGAAAATCCCCATGCTTATATAGACTCAAATATAAAAGGATTTATGAATATTCTTGAAGCTTGTAGACATAATGAAGTAAAAAATTTATCTTATGCTAGTTCTTCTTCTGTATATGGATTAAATAAATCTCAACCATTTAAAACAAGTGATCATACAGATCACCCAGTGTCATTATACGCAGCAACTAAAAAATCAAATGAGATGATGGCTCATACATATGCACATCTTTATGGAATTCAATGTACAGGATTAAGATTTTTTACAGTATATGGACCATGGGGAAGACCAGATATGGCACCAATGCTTTTTGCAGATGCAATATTAAATGATAGAGCAATAAAAGTATTTAATCATGGAAATATGAGTAGAGATTTTACTTATGTAGAAGATATAGTAGATGGAATCATAAAAGTAATAGATAATCCAGCTTCTTCTTCAAAAGATTTTAATGCAGAAAATCCAAGTCCAGATATTTCAAGTGCTCCTTATAGAGTTTATAATATAGGGAATAATGCACCAGTATCTTTAATGGAGTTTATAGAGACATTAGAAGATAAACTTCAAATAGAAGCAAAAAAGAATTTTATGGATATGCAAGCAGGAGATGTAGTATCAACATATGCAGATACAAATGATTTAATCGAAGATTTTGATTATAAGCCAGATACAAAACTTGCGGATGGTATTGAGCAGTTTGTTGTTTGGTATAAAGAATTTTATAGGTAA
- a CDS encoding MBOAT family O-acyltransferase produces the protein MLFNSYEFIFIFLPITFFIYFYLNSKRLTEVAKGFLVFSSLFFYSYWEIKYLPIILASMLFNYVIGTTLSKYDIKKNKKTFSKKSILIFGIICNVALLGYFKYADFFIENFNLFAGSDIELLHLLLPLAISFFTFQQIAYLVDSYRKETKEYDFLNYALFVTFFPQLIAGPIVHHKEMMPQFANIKNKIKNYKNIALGIFIFSMGLFKKVIIADTFAVWANTGFDVAQTLNFFEAWATSLSYTFQLYFDFSGYTDMAIGIALLFNIKLPINFNSPYKALDIQDFWRRWHITLSRFLRDYIYIPLGGNRKGPTRTYVNLLATFVIGGFWHGAGWTFIFWGFLHGVALAVHRLWQTIGFKLPKMIAWIITFNFVNIAWVFFRAKEWDDAIKVLSSMFSLDNIILPEKWERKVGFLNEWGVEFSRVYENISGKDNTTWFIFSSILIVLFLKNSNQYKTLFKAQFHLWIFTIIIFIYSIFSFSKTSDFLYFNF, from the coding sequence TTGCTATTCAATAGTTATGAATTTATATTTATCTTTTTACCAATAACTTTTTTTATATATTTTTATTTAAATAGTAAAAGGCTAACTGAAGTAGCTAAAGGATTCTTAGTATTCTCTTCATTATTTTTTTATTCTTATTGGGAAATTAAATATCTGCCAATTATATTAGCATCTATGCTTTTTAATTATGTAATTGGGACTACCCTTTCTAAATATGATATTAAAAAAAATAAAAAAACATTTTCTAAAAAATCTATTTTAATATTTGGTATTATTTGTAATGTAGCATTACTTGGATACTTTAAATATGCAGATTTCTTTATAGAAAATTTTAATTTATTTGCTGGATCTGATATAGAATTATTACATCTACTGCTACCATTAGCAATTTCATTCTTTACTTTCCAACAAATAGCTTATTTAGTTGATAGTTATAGAAAAGAGACTAAAGAATATGATTTTCTAAATTATGCTTTATTTGTAACTTTTTTCCCACAACTTATAGCAGGACCAATTGTTCATCATAAAGAGATGATGCCTCAATTTGCAAATATTAAAAATAAAATAAAAAACTATAAAAATATAGCTTTAGGTATTTTTATATTTTCTATGGGATTATTTAAAAAAGTTATTATTGCTGATACTTTTGCAGTATGGGCAAATACTGGATTTGATGTAGCACAAACTTTGAATTTTTTTGAAGCATGGGCAACATCACTATCTTATACTTTCCAATTATATTTTGACTTTTCAGGTTATACAGATATGGCTATAGGTATTGCTCTTTTATTTAATATAAAATTACCAATAAACTTTAACTCTCCATATAAAGCTTTGGATATTCAAGATTTTTGGAGAAGATGGCATATTACATTATCTAGGTTTTTAAGAGATTATATTTATATTCCATTAGGTGGGAATAGAAAAGGACCAACAAGAACTTATGTTAACTTATTAGCAACATTTGTCATAGGTGGTTTTTGGCATGGTGCTGGATGGACATTTATCTTTTGGGGATTTCTACACGGAGTTGCATTAGCAGTTCATAGACTATGGCAAACAATAGGATTCAAGCTACCTAAAATGATAGCATGGATAATAACATTTAACTTTGTAAATATAGCATGGGTATTTTTTAGAGCTAAAGAATGGGATGATGCTATTAAAGTATTAAGTTCTATGTTTAGTTTAGACAATATTATTTTACCTGAAAAATGGGAAAGAAAAGTTGGTTTTTTGAATGAATGGGGTGTAGAATTCAGTAGAGTATATGAAAATATTTCAGGAAAAGATAATACTACTTGGTTTATATTTTCATCAATATTGATAGTTTTATTTTTAAAGAACTCAAATCAATACAAAACTCTTTTTAAAGCGCAGTTTCATTTATGGATATTTACAATCATAATATTTATCTATTCAATTTTTTCTTTTTCTAAAACATCAGACTTTTTATATTTTAATTTCTAG
- a CDS encoding ELM1/GtrOC1 family putative glycosyltransferase, with the protein MKRILIISDGKPGHLNQSIAFCKIKNISYDILEVKFCSKIAKIFSYVFDKFSFYTDDLFLSHKKFNYEFYDAVVSTGSGTYYFNKYISKKYNIKSIALMLPKSYRYSDFDYIVAQSHDNPPKLENIIEIPLNLSYSIPKNILKKESNKKAIGIIIGGDNKIFKMEFEKIKSALDEIFLKYPKHLKYITTSRRTPKQIDDLIENYKFDYKLIFSKEQNINPIPDFLALCEELYITIDSTSMLSEAKANSEANINIIKLDSKEENTKFHSLADLVKNTKEKIDLKKFLDKVNI; encoded by the coding sequence ATGAAAAGAATTCTAATAATTAGTGATGGAAAGCCAGGTCATTTAAATCAATCTATTGCTTTTTGTAAAATAAAAAATATTAGTTATGATATCTTAGAAGTAAAATTTTGTTCAAAAATTGCTAAAATTTTTTCATATGTTTTTGATAAATTCTCTTTTTATACAGATGATTTATTTTTAAGCCACAAAAAATTTAATTATGAGTTTTATGATGCAGTTGTTAGTACTGGATCAGGAACTTATTATTTTAATAAATATATCTCAAAAAAATACAATATAAAATCTATTGCTTTAATGCTTCCAAAATCATATAGATATAGTGACTTTGATTATATAGTTGCACAAAGTCATGATAATCCACCAAAATTGGAAAATATTATAGAAATCCCTTTGAATCTATCATATTCAATTCCTAAAAATATTTTAAAAAAAGAAAGTAATAAAAAGGCAATTGGAATAATAATTGGTGGAGATAATAAAATATTTAAAATGGAGTTTGAAAAAATAAAAAGTGCATTGGATGAAATATTTTTAAAATATCCAAAGCATTTAAAATATATTACAACTTCAAGAAGAACACCAAAACAAATTGATGATTTAATTGAGAATTATAAGTTTGATTATAAACTAATATTTTCAAAAGAACAAAATATTAATCCAATACCTGATTTTTTGGCTCTTTGTGAGGAACTTTATATTACAATAGATTCAACATCAATGCTAAGTGAAGCAAAAGCAAATAGTGAAGCAAATATCAATATTATTAAATTAGATTCAAAAGAAGAGAATACAAAATTTCACAGCTTAGCTGATTTAGTAAAAAATACAAAAGAAAAAATAGATTTAAAAAAATTTCTTGATAAAGTTAATATTTAA